In the genome of Nitratireductor sp. GISD-1A_MAKvit, the window GCAGTTTGGTCAAGACTAAAAGCTGAACGCCAAAAGGCTGGGGATTGCTGCAAAAGCCGGCTCTGCGGCCCTAAAGAGGTATTGCAAGCAAATTGGCAATGTGAAGGAAATGTTAAGGCTGATGAGGCAATTTTAAGAATGCGCCTTCCGTTGGGGCGGACCGTCAAGATTTTGACGGATTTGAACCCCATCTGCGCGGAAGGGACGACAACGCGGAACCAAGGATCAGTCATGCCCCGCGAATTGAACAAGCCAGCAGAGTACAACGCCGATCAGGACAAGCCCCTGCTTAGCCAGTATCATGCGGTTGGACCGGCAGCCATCAACGCCGCTCTGCAGTGCAAGACCGAGAAGCCGGCACCGGCGCCACGGCACACGTCCTACGACACCCAGACCGACTGAGGTTTTGCTCCGGCTGGTCCGGAGTGGGGTGGTAATGGGTCAGGTCGTGCATCTGTCTGCATCGTGTCAGCGATGAGGTCGAAGGCATTTGCCCCCTGCCGCACTTCAATGCGGCACCGGCATGACATGATGCGTTTTTTTCGCTTGGACCGACA includes:
- a CDS encoding transcriptional regulator yields the protein MPRELNKPAEYNADQDKPLLSQYHAVGPAAINAALQCKTEKPAPAPRHTSYDTQTD